A segment of the Bacillus sp. es.034 genome:
AGTATGCCGACTGGAACACCTCATCTAAAGGAGTTGAAGTAAATTCCCTCCTCCATTCGACCAGGGAGGTACAGGCATCGGGCAAATCAATCAAAGCCAATGCTTCCATCGCTGCAATCGGGGATATCCTCATTCATGATACCGTCTATAATGACGCAAAGAAACAAAATGGGTATGATTTTACACCGATGTTCTCACCCATTAAGGATATGCTTTCTGCACCGGATTTTCTGATTGCCAATCAGGAATCAACCCCGGGTGGTGTGGAACTTGGCGTTTCAAGCTACCCCCTATTCAACAGTCCCCAAGAAGTGGTTAAAACACTCCAGGAGGTTGGAGTGGATGCTGTGACCACTGCCAATAATCATTCGTTGGATCAGGGCGAAAAAGGTCTATTGAATGCGATTGATTATTATGGGGAGATATCGATGCCGTATGTCGGATCATTTAAAAGCCCGGAAGACCAAAGCCGGATACGTACATTTAATGTAAATGGAATCAAATTTGCCCTTCTTTCTTATACCTATGGTACAAATGGGATTCCTGTCCCTGAAGGAAAAGAGTATTTAGTTAATGTAATAGATGAACAAAAAATGATCCGGGAAATCCAGAAAGCCAAAAATCTGGACGTTGATTTAGTGGTCATGAGCCTTCACTGGGGAAATGAATATCAACGGTTCCCTACGGAGGAACAGCAGAGACTTGCCAAGGTGCTGACGAATAATGGGGTCGACATCATTTTCGGACACCATCCACATGTCCTGCAGCCGATCCAGACCTATAAAACGAGTGATGGACGGGAAGCGGTTGTCATTTATTCTCTTGGGAATTTCGTTTCCGGTCAAAAGGATGATTTCAAGGATATCGGTGGCATGGTGACGGTTCAGGTTGAGAAAACAATGAATCCGGCGGGTTCCAAAATCACCTTCCCTTCCATTGGATTCCAGCCTACTTTTGTATCAGAGAATCATTACAAAAACTACCGCATCTACCCTCTCGATTTTGCCAGAAAAAATGGCATGATTGCATACACGGAAGAGGAAATGGTATCCCATATGGTGAACGGGGTGCCGGAATAGCTGGAAGGCTTATAGTATGAACGGAAAGAACGAGCTTCCTTATGCTCATAAGGAAAGCTCGTTCTTTTAATGTCCACCGAATATCATTGAATTAAAGAATATGCCAGCTAGAGCTAAAATAGCCAACAAAGTATTAGCCAACAAGAACGTTTTACGGGTTCCCTTAAAGTACAGAGTCACCATTCCATAATAAATGACTGCAGCAATGACAATAAAGGTCCCTGCTTCGATCTGGTATTTGGCTTCATGCAATTGTAATAGGGTTAATATACTTAATCCGGCAAAGATAAAGGCACCAATGTAATATAATAATGCTTGTGTTTTCATCATACTCACCCTTCATACGTATTAGTAGATGTTCCGGCTTCATTATGTTTATAATAGGAAATGAAACTTTCTTTGTCCAGGATCACTCTGGAAAAATACCAAGTAGAGAAAGGAGTCTCACCAATGAACATACATATTTCAGAAGAAGCTCTTACGTGGTTTAAAGACGAGATGCTTGTGGAGGAAGGCGAACAAGTCCGTTTTTATGTACGATATGGAGGTTCCAGTCCTCTCCACGATGGTTTTTCATTAGGAGTGAACAAAGACGAACCAGTGGATGCTGGTGAACGGATCGAAATCGACAAACGGGAATTTTTTATAGAAGAAGGAGATTTGTGGTTCTTTGATGGCCATGATTTATATGTTGAGTTTGATGAAAAGCTTCAAGAACCATCATATGAGTACAAGAAGTAACGGAAGGTAGAAAGGCTGGCATATGCCAGCCTTTCTACTTTAGAGGCGTCCCCTTACTTTTTTACAAAACGGGAAATATGGTCCTGGAGGCCTTCTTTCATCAGGATTTCATATTGTGTGTCTCCTAATAAATCAAAATGTGGAAAGCCGTCTTTCCTTTGATGGATCCATTCCTTTTTCAAGCCATACTTCTGTCCCCAACGGGCTAATGCATCAATGTCACAGCAGCCCACTTTCGTTACAGAGCGCACTTCGGGAAATCGGTCATCCAGCCAGTAATGGGTAAGGAAGGCAATCTGCCCATTCCTCACCTGTTGTTTCCATCCGTTTAGCTCTTGTTTGGTTAATCCGAATGCCAAGGCCCTCTTCCTTTCCCTTTTAAAAAAAGTTCTCGCAGAAAACCCTTATGTAATGATTATTTTTTTGCTTTTTCATAGGCGTCGTGCCAATCTGGGAACATCTTCCGAATGGATATCGGACGAAAATTCTCTTGCTTGACGCACACATGTTTCGACTGCCCGGTAATGGCCAGTTGGTTCTGTCCGTTATAAATTTCGTAAGCATATGTAATCCGGAGTCCATCATATTCTTCTACCCATGTTTTAATAAAGGCTTTTTCACCGTAACGAACAGGTGACTTATAGCTTACATTCAGGTCAATGACCGGGGAAAGAATTCCTTCTTTTTCGATATCCGCATATCTGAAGCCCAGATCTTCAATCAATTGTGTACGACCAAGCTCCATCCAGACAAGGTAGTTTGCATGATAGACAACCCCCATTTGATCCGTCTCTGCGTAACGCACTTCAATGGTTTTTTCTGCAATTTGCATCCTTTACACCCTCTTCATCTATTCAGTATCCTATCCCATTTTATCATACAAGCCACAGGCATAGAATTAATCGGCTTGAAC
Coding sequences within it:
- a CDS encoding CapA family protein, with protein sequence MNKKRMITGMILCIPFLLMIGFLLNRQYADWNTSSKGVEVNSLLHSTREVQASGKSIKANASIAAIGDILIHDTVYNDAKKQNGYDFTPMFSPIKDMLSAPDFLIANQESTPGGVELGVSSYPLFNSPQEVVKTLQEVGVDAVTTANNHSLDQGEKGLLNAIDYYGEISMPYVGSFKSPEDQSRIRTFNVNGIKFALLSYTYGTNGIPVPEGKEYLVNVIDEQKMIREIQKAKNLDVDLVVMSLHWGNEYQRFPTEEQQRLAKVLTNNGVDIIFGHHPHVLQPIQTYKTSDGREAVVIYSLGNFVSGQKDDFKDIGGMVTVQVEKTMNPAGSKITFPSIGFQPTFVSENHYKNYRIYPLDFARKNGMIAYTEEEMVSHMVNGVPE
- a CDS encoding HesB/YadR/YfhF family protein, whose protein sequence is MNIHISEEALTWFKDEMLVEEGEQVRFYVRYGGSSPLHDGFSLGVNKDEPVDAGERIEIDKREFFIEEGDLWFFDGHDLYVEFDEKLQEPSYEYKK
- a CDS encoding thioesterase family protein codes for the protein MQIAEKTIEVRYAETDQMGVVYHANYLVWMELGRTQLIEDLGFRYADIEKEGILSPVIDLNVSYKSPVRYGEKAFIKTWVEEYDGLRITYAYEIYNGQNQLAITGQSKHVCVKQENFRPISIRKMFPDWHDAYEKAKK